TATAGACATCCGCGGAGACGGGGTTGATATCTTCGCGCTTGCTCCCGGGCCCGACGGGAAGGTGTATGGGAGTACAATATTGCCGTTGTACATATTTAGGTATAACCCAAAGGAAGAAAAGATTGAACGGTTAGGCAATCACCTGGGGTTTGAAGTATACTCATTCGCTAACTGGGGTGGGAAACTGTTCGAAGCGGTATACCAAAACGGTGCGTTATGGCGGTACGATCCCGTTCAACCATGGAACCCCGGAGCCGAAGTGTCTCAAAACCCGTACCGGTTCGCAATACTTGGCCCGAACTTTATGCGTCCCCGTGTAATGCAATGTGGTGAAGACAAAGTCGTTGTTACCGGTTCACCGGATTATGGTAAACCCGAAGGCGGGCTTGCAGTCGTTGATCCGAGTAGCTGCACCGTGACCGCTAAGTATATTGGGATAGTTCCAAACCAAAGCGTGGTGTCCGTTGCTTATGACGGGTTAACTAAAAAATGGTTCTTAGGTTCAAGTACGTACGTCGGGCATATAGGAAAAAAAGTTGGGGTACCACCAGAAGTGGCGGTAGTTGCTGGAGTGGATATCGGTACGGGGAAAGTTTTATGGAAGGATAGCCCAAGGTCGTTAACCGAAAAACCGCCGGTGTCTGTATTTGTAACATCACCTGTTGAAGGAAAAATTGTTGTTATCTCGGGGTATGGATTAAAAAAATCTTCTACGGCTGATGAGAGTACGGGTTTATACGAACTATTTGTTTATGATACCGTATCGAACAAATGTTTAACTAAAAACATTGTTTTACAGCTTAAAGGTAAAACCGTTATTTCTGTCACTGCGTATAAAGGTTGTGTATACGCAAATACTGAGAAAGAAATTATTTGTGCTGATATCGATGATGGTATTGAAATAAAAACATTATATAATACTGAAAAGTATGGTATTCAAGGCTTGACTGCGATGGATGGTTACATTTATTGGGGTGAGGGTAAGTATTTGATGCGTATGAAATTATAGTGATTAAGATAAGGACAAGTATGTTACGTATAAAATTAAGTAAAAAGGTTATGATGTTGTTAGGAGTATTAATGATGAGT
This is a stretch of genomic DNA from Elusimicrobiota bacterium. It encodes these proteins:
- a CDS encoding WD40 repeat domain-containing protein; this translates as MVENLGIASDAVTLYDTFVVPGSSDIYIPCGQAGERFIVAKCAVDGTVKNIYKPPEAGPGSEWDRATVIWHPGVKKLFFGTMPTAHLMCLDPARLDLGVQYISKVGDKEEYIWAMAVGRDGTLYLGSFPGCSLYAYDVNIGSLTCLGKAHPTNKYIRSMTVGHDGRVYMGTGADDNDVVCYDPLRKVFTSIRPSEVKREAGVSQVYYTSSGSTLFNVGGRVYIVTPEGEVKKTDNKPGRYEKYYPTALYDGRTVEIVSNISSIRIYDSVSKKAEIVNIDIRGDGVDIFALAPGPDGKVYGSTILPLYIFRYNPKEEKIERLGNHLGFEVYSFANWGGKLFEAVYQNGALWRYDPVQPWNPGAEVSQNPYRFAILGPNFMRPRVMQCGEDKVVVTGSPDYGKPEGGLAVVDPSSCTVTAKYIGIVPNQSVVSVAYDGLTKKWFLGSSTYVGHIGKKVGVPPEVAVVAGVDIGTGKVLWKDSPRSLTEKPPVSVFVTSPVEGKIVVISGYGLKKSSTADESTGLYELFVYDTVSNKCLTKNIVLQLKGKTVISVTAYKGCVYANTEKEIICADIDDGIEIKTLYNTEKYGIQGLTAMDGYIYWGEGKYLMRMKL